A part of Kryptolebias marmoratus isolate JLee-2015 linkage group LG8, ASM164957v2, whole genome shotgun sequence genomic DNA contains:
- the hnf4a gene encoding hepatocyte nuclear factor 4-alpha — protein MDMADYSEALDPAYTTLEFENMQVLPLGTDSSPAESTNMSAPGHLAAGSLCAICGDRATGKHYGASSCDGCKGFFRRSVRKNHMYSCRFSRQCIVDKDKRNQCRYCRLKKCFRAGMKKEAVQNERDRISTRRSSYEDSSLPSINALIQADVLSRQITSPAPILNGDIRTKKIATITDVCESMKQQLLVLVEWAKYIPAFCDLPLDDQVALLRAHAGEHLLLGAAKRSMLYKDILLLGNDHIIPRNCPELEVGRVAVRILDELVLPFQELQIDDNEYACLKAIVFFDPDAKGLSDPGKIKRMRYQVQVSLEDYINDRQYDSRGRFGELLLLLPTLQSITWQMIEQIQFVKLFGMAKIDNLLQEMLLGGSANEAPHAPHSLHPHLVQEHLSSNVIVASNLPTPIHNGQISTPETPIPSPPTASGSEHYKMPQGVIATVPKQPTSIPQPTITKQEAI, from the exons ATGGACATGGCAGACTACAGCGAGGCTCTGGACCCAGCCTACACCACGCTGGAGTTCGAAAACATGCAAGTGCTCCCGCTGGGCACAG ACTCCTCGCCGGCTGAGAGCACCAACATGAGTGCCCCTGGCCACCTGGCAGCAGGCAGCTTGTGTGCCATATGTGGCGACCGGGCGACAGGCAAACACTACGGGGCCTCAAGTTGCGACGGCTGCAAGGGCTTCTTCAGACGCAGTGTCCGTAAAAACCACATGTACTCAtgcag GTTCAGCAGGCAGTGTATTGTGGACAAAGACAAGAGGAATCAATGCAGATACTGCAGACTGAAGAAATGCTTCAGAGCTGGCATGAAGAAAGAAG ctgttcaaAATGAAAGAGACAGAATCAGCACCAGGAGATCTAGCTATGAGGACAGCAGTCTACCGTCCATCAATGCACTCATTCAGGCGGACGTTCTGTCGAGACAG ATCACGTCTCCTGCTCCCATCCTGAATGGCGACATCAGGACCAAGAAGATCGCCACCATCACAGACGTCTGTGAGTCCATGAAACAGCAGCTGCTCGTCCTGGTGGAGTGGGCCAAATACATCCCGGCCTTCTGTGACCTACCCCTGGACGACCAG GTGGCTTTGCTTCGAGCTCATGCAGGAGAACACCTCCTACTTGGTGCAGCCAAGAGGTCCATGCTCTACAAAGACATCCTCCTATTAG gaaaTGACCACATTATTCCCAGAAACTGTCCGGAGTTGGAGGTGGGCAGGGTAGCAGTAAGGATCCTAGATGAGCTGGTGCTTCCCTTCCAGGAGCTTCAGATAGATGACAATGAATATGCCTGCTTGAAGGCCATCGTTTTCTTTGACCCAG ATGCTAAAGGTCTGAGTGACCCAGGGAAGATCAAGCGGATGCGGTATCAGGTCCAGGTCAGCCTGGAGGATTACATCAATGACAGGCAGTATGACTCGCGGGGTCGCTTCGGagagctcctcctgctgctgccaaCGCTACAGAGCATTACCTGGCAAATGATTGAGCAGATCCAGTTCGTCAAACTCTTCGGCATGGCAAAGATCGACAATCTACTGCAGGAAATGCTTCTTGGAG GTTCAGCTAATGAAGCTCCACATGCCCCCCATTCTCTACACCCACACCTGGTCCAAGAGCACCTCAGTAGCAATGTTATAGTGGCCAGCAACCTGCCAACGCCAATCCATAATGGTCAAATTT CCACTCCTGAAACTCCGATCCCGTCTCCACCTACGGCCTCCGGGTCagaacattataaaatgccTCAAGGGGTCATAGCTACAGTGCCTAAGCAGCCCACCTCCATTCCTCAGCCAACCATCACAAAGCAAGAGGCCATATAA
- the ttpal gene encoding alpha-tocopherol transfer protein-like translates to MADQYESINLGCPPAGRAAAAGHCWFPGPPPPIYSCTLTPELEAKAREELQEKPEWRLRDVQALRDMILKEHPNLRTRLDDAFLLRFLRARKFDYDRALQLLLNYHAGRKAWPEVFLDLKPSTVKHVLDLGFLTVLPRPDPNGRYILFLRPGKWKPNDYPFVDNVRAIYLTLEKLIQPEETQVNGIVILADYTGVGMSQASNPGPFLAKKVVSILQDGFPIRIKAVNIINEPRIFKGIFAIIKPFLKEKMAERYVLHGSDLRSLHRNIPPSVLPVEYGGTTGRLDMSAWSRLLLDCEEEFIVEFCQPDPLEGVVLPDSMLFEGEQAGGKDDDTVRGLRSQLYYCY, encoded by the exons ATGGCCGATCAGTATGAGTCTATCAATCTCGGTTGTCCTCCAGCGGGtcgtgctgcagctgcaggacacTGCTGGTTCCCTGGACCCCCTCCACCCATCTACTCCTGCACCCTGACCCCAGAACTGGAGGCCAAGGCTCGAGAAGAGCTTCAGGAGAAGCCGGAGTGGCGTCTCCGAGATGTCCAAGCACTGAGGGACATGATTCTTAAG GAACATCCCAATCTCAGGACCCGATTGGATGATGCCTTCCTCCTACGCTTCCTGCGGGCCAGGAAGTTTGACTACGACCGtgccctgcagctgctgctcaatTATCACGCGGGTCGAAAGGCCTGGCCAGAAGTGTTCCTGGACCTGAAGCCGTCCACTGTCAAACACGTGCTGGACCTGGGCTTTCTCACAGTCTTACCACGGCCAGACCCCAACGGAAGATACATCCTTTTTCTCCGTCCAG gaAAATGGAAACCAAATGATTATCCGTTTGTTGACAATGTGAGAGCCATTTATCTGACTCTGGAGAAGCTGATCCAGCCTGAGGAAACGCAGGTGAACGGTATTGTCATCTTAGCTGACTACACGGGTGTGGGAATGTCACAAGCATCCAATCCAGGTCCCTTTCTTGCCAAGAAAGTTGTGAGCATTCTCCAG GATGGCTTTCCGATCAGAATCAAGGCTGTCAACATAATTAATGAGCCCAGGATTTTCAAAGGCATCTTTGCAATAATCAAGCCATTTCTGAAGGAGAAGATGGCAGAGAGG TACGTCCTACACGGCTCGGACCTGCGCTCACTGCACCGGAACATCCCACCATCGGTTCTGCCAGTGGAGTACGGCGGCACCACTGGTCGGCTGGACATGAGTGCGTGGTCGAGGCTGCTGCTGGACTGTGAGGAGGAGTTCATAGTGGAGTTCTGCCAGCCGGATCCACTGGAGGGCGTGGTGCTCCCAGACTCCATGCTGTTTGAAGGCGAGCAGGCTGGAGGGAAGGATGACGACACCGTCAGGGGGCTGCGCTCGCAGCTGTACTACTGTTACTGa